In Streptomyces camelliae, the sequence TGGGCAACTCGCTGGCCACCTGGACGGCGGAGAGATTCGTCCTGCGGCTGCGCGCGGCCGTCTTCCGGCACGTCCAGGACCTGCCCCCGCACTTCTTCCAGCGGCACCGGCAGGGTGACCTGGTCGAACGGCTCACCGGAGACGTCGAGTCCATCGAGCAGCTCGTGGTCTCCGGCGTCGTAGGAACCGTGTCGGCCGGATTCTCGGCCGTCTTCTACGCCACCGCCGCCTTCTGGCTGCGCTGGGACCTGGCGCTGGCCACCTTCGTCCTCGCGCCCCTCTTCCTCCTCGCCGCCCGCCGCTTCTCCGGCCGTATCGCCGAGGCGTCCCGGGACGGCCGGGTCGCGGACGGCGCGATCACGTCGGTGGTGGAGGAGTCGCTCGGCAACGTCGTCCTGACGCAGGCGTACAACCGGCAGTGCGACGAGGAGCGGCGGCTCGACCGCGAGGCCCGCGCCTGGCTGCGCGCGAGCGTGCGCGGGGCGCGGCTGAGCGAGATGTACGAGCAGTGCGTCGAGGTCGTCGAGACGCTGTGCGTGCTCACGGTCATCGGCTTCGGCGTGTGGGAGATCTCCGCCGGCCGGATGACCCTCGGCCAACTCCTCACGTTCGCCGCGTTCCTGGGCTACCTCTACCCGCCGGTCCGCAACCTCGGCCGGCTCGGCCTCACGGTCACCGCGGCCACCGCCGGCGCCCGCCGCATCGGCGAGATCCTCGACGCGGAACCGGCCGTCACCGACCCCACCACCCCGGTCCCGGCCTGGCCGGTCCACGGCAGGCTCGCCTTCCACCGGGTCTCCTTCCGCTACCCGGGCGCCCGCCGAGCCTCCCTGCGGAACATCGAACTCACCGCGCAGCCCGGCGAGTTGATCGTGATCACCGGCCCGAGCGGCGCCGGCAAGTCCACGCTCGCCGCCCTCCTCACCCGCTTCTACGACCCCTCGGCCGGCGCGATCACCCTGGACGGCGTGCCCCTCACCGACGTACCCCTGCGCTTCCTGCGCGAACAGATCACCCTGCTGCCCCAGCGGACGCTGATCCTGAACGGCACGGTCCGCGAGAACATCGTCTGCGGCCGCCCCGGCGCGAGCGCGGACGAGATCGAGCGGGCGGCCCGGAACGCGGCGGCCCACGACTTCATCACCGCGCTCCCCGACGGCTACGACACCCACATCGCCCCCGGCACCGCCGCCCTCTCCGGCGGCCAGCTCCAGCGCATCGCCATCGCCCGCGCGATGCTGCGCACCTCCCCGGTCCTGGTCCTGGACGAGCCGACGGCCGGCCTGGACGCGGTGGCGGCCCGCCAGGTGGTGCAGCCCCTGCGCCGCCTGATGTCCGGCCGTACGACGATCATGATCACCCACGACCTGTCCCTCGCCCCCGACGCCGACCGCATCCTGGTCGTCGATCGCGGCCGGCTGGTGGAGACGGGAACGCACACGGAACTCATCGCCCGCGACGGCGCGTACGCCCGCCTGGCGGCCCCGCTGCCGGAGACGGCGACCGGGGCGTCATCACCGGAGGACACGATGATCCTCAGGTGGTGACCACCGGCTCAGCTCCGCTTGGGCCCGGTGATGGCCTCACCGATGACGAATCCCTTGGCGGGGCCTTCCGGGATGGTGACCTCGGTGCCGTAGGGGACGCGGTGGATGTCCTCCCAGTCGGCCTTGTCGGGACGGGGGCCGGTGAAGAGGGTGACGGTGCCCTGCTCGTCGTAGTCGTCGATGAGTACGTAGACGGGGATGCCGGCACGGGCGTACTCACGGCATTTGCGGACGCGGTCGCGCTCCAGGTTCCGGTGGCCGGGCGAGGTGACTTCGAAGACCACCCGTACGCTCGCGGTCGTCAGACCTAGACCATCGTCGGTCACGTAGCGCTCAGGGTCTCTGGCGACGACAAACAAGTCCGGCACCCACGCGCTTCGCTCATGGATGATGTTCGTGTCGTTTCGGGCGGCGAAGTCACCGCCCTTCAGGAAGTCGCCCAGCGCCTCCTTGAGGAGAAAGACGATTTGGCTGTGGGCATAGCGACCGGTGGGCGACACCTCGATGGCTCCCTCGATGATCTCCGCGTGGTAGCCCTCGGGGAGATCCATGGCCTTCCATGCCTGCCACAGGACCTCATCCAGGTCGATTGCGTTCGGTGTTTCGGACTGCGCCTGGGACATGGCCTGCGGCCTCTCATGTGCGAGAGTGGTCAAGGTGGCACCTCCTCTTCAAGTGTGGGCTGGGTGTGCTCTGGGCACAAGCAACGCGATCACGGTAGGAGTGGCGGTGCATATGACCGGGGAAAATGACCTTCACTCACCCGTTCGAGCGACAGCTGAAACGGTCAGCCGCCGCCACGCACACGCGTGCCGCGACTGACCGCGACGCGGAGCACCTCCTCCAGCGACTCGGCGGCCCGCGTCAGCGCGAAACGCACCGCGCGTTCCCCCGCCGCCCGGTCCGAGAGGACGGCCCTCGCTCAAGACCCCGGCGTCCCGCCCGCTGGTCCTCTCGACCGTCTCCTGGGCCGTGTTCGTGGAAGGGATCAAGGATGGGACGGGCGTGCACACGTTCGGGTGACGTCCCGCCGAGGCCAAGGCCCTCCCCGAAGAGGCGTCGAAGATTCGTCACAGGACCCTGAGGACGCACCGGCGAGTGACCGACGCCATCGAGCCGCCAGCGCGCGCCCTGCCGAAGCCGGAGTGACCCGGTCTACGGGGTCTCCGGGGGCGGCGTCGGCGCGCCCGGCAGACGTACGGTCGCCACTGTGCCGCCGCCCTCCGCGGGCGTCAGGGTGACTTCGCCGCCCGCCTGCTTCACCGTACGGGCCACGATGGACAGACCCAGGCCCGAACCCGGCAACGCACGCGCACTCGGTGAGCGCCAGAAGCGGTCGAAGACGTGCGGGAGTTCGTCCTCGGGGATGCCGGGGCCGTGATCGCGGACGGTCAGCACCCCGCCGGTCAGCCGCACCTCGACCGTGCCGGCGCCGGGGCTGAACTTCACCGCGTTGTCGAGGATGTTGACCACCGCCCGCTCCAGGGCGGAAGGCTCGGCGCGGACGTACCAGGGCTCCAGGTCCGCCGTGATCGTCAGCTCCGGCCCGCGCAGGCGGGCGCGGCGCAGGGCGGCCTCCACGGTGTCCAGCAGCGGTACCACCTGGAGCCGCTCCCCGCGCTGGCCCTCCGAGCGGGACAGTTCCTGCAAGTCGCCGATCAACGAGGCCAGTTCGGTCATCTGGGCCTTCACCGAGGCCAGCAGCGCCTTGCGGTCCGCCGGCGGGAGCGGGCGGCCGGTCTCCTCGCTGCGGGTGAGCAGCTCGATGTTCGTCCGCAACGACGTCAGGGGCGTACGGAGCTCATGGCCGGCGTCGGCGATCAGCTGCTGCTGGAGGTCGCGGGAGCTGGCCAGGGAGGCGGTCATCGAGTTGAAGGACCGGGAGAGGCGGGCGATCTCGTCCTCGCTGTCGTCCTCCACCGGGATCCGGATGGTCAGGTCCTCGGTCCGGGCCACGTGCTCCACGGCCTCGGTCAGCTTGTCCACCGGGCGCAGGCCCGCACGGGCCACGGCCAGGCCGGCGGCGCCCGCGCCGAGTACTCCTATGCCGGAGACGAGGAGGAGGATGAGGGCCAGGTCGTTGAGGGTCTTCTCGGTGTTCCTGAG encodes:
- a CDS encoding ABC transporter ATP-binding protein; the protein is MLRESREAFRRFWPLTRGDRKWLGAIVACVVVAALAETAAILLFGQLTDHALKAGSLAAFWGPAGAWLGVAALAALVGYLGNSLATWTAERFVLRLRAAVFRHVQDLPPHFFQRHRQGDLVERLTGDVESIEQLVVSGVVGTVSAGFSAVFYATAAFWLRWDLALATFVLAPLFLLAARRFSGRIAEASRDGRVADGAITSVVEESLGNVVLTQAYNRQCDEERRLDREARAWLRASVRGARLSEMYEQCVEVVETLCVLTVIGFGVWEISAGRMTLGQLLTFAAFLGYLYPPVRNLGRLGLTVTAATAGARRIGEILDAEPAVTDPTTPVPAWPVHGRLAFHRVSFRYPGARRASLRNIELTAQPGELIVITGPSGAGKSTLAALLTRFYDPSAGAITLDGVPLTDVPLRFLREQITLLPQRTLILNGTVRENIVCGRPGASADEIERAARNAAAHDFITALPDGYDTHIAPGTAALSGGQLQRIAIARAMLRTSPVLVLDEPTAGLDAVAARQVVQPLRRLMSGRTTIMITHDLSLAPDADRILVVDRGRLVETGTHTELIARDGAYARLAAPLPETATGASSPEDTMILRW
- a CDS encoding Uma2 family endonuclease — translated: MTTLAHERPQAMSQAQSETPNAIDLDEVLWQAWKAMDLPEGYHAEIIEGAIEVSPTGRYAHSQIVFLLKEALGDFLKGGDFAARNDTNIIHERSAWVPDLFVVARDPERYVTDDGLGLTTASVRVVFEVTSPGHRNLERDRVRKCREYARAGIPVYVLIDDYDEQGTVTLFTGPRPDKADWEDIHRVPYGTEVTIPEGPAKGFVIGEAITGPKRS
- a CDS encoding HAMP domain-containing sensor histidine kinase, coding for MRKLLRRYRSLPIRARLAMLVAAAVAFAVAAVSVTCWFIVQGKLYDQLDGDLQKSLRGTSQFGQLQYTLDNCSNAPATNQLLQDRYSQVVTEDGKVCLIGGASGAIKVTEADKSEIKDLDTRKIYFRNGVDAQGNELRVLTRPLLPTSTSSGGPGPNVGVMVAIPLRNTEKTLNDLALILLLVSGIGVLGAGAAGLAVARAGLRPVDKLTEAVEHVARTEDLTIRIPVEDDSEDEIARLSRSFNSMTASLASSRDLQQQLIADAGHELRTPLTSLRTNIELLTRSEETGRPLPPADRKALLASVKAQMTELASLIGDLQELSRSEGQRGERLQVVPLLDTVEAALRRARLRGPELTITADLEPWYVRAEPSALERAVVNILDNAVKFSPGAGTVEVRLTGGVLTVRDHGPGIPEDELPHVFDRFWRSPSARALPGSGLGLSIVARTVKQAGGEVTLTPAEGGGTVATVRLPGAPTPPPETP